A part of Quatrionicoccus australiensis genomic DNA contains:
- the rpmH gene encoding 50S ribosomal protein L34, with translation MKRTYQPSVVRRKRTHGFLVRMRTKGGRAVIAARRAKGRTRLAV, from the coding sequence ATGAAACGCACGTATCAACCTTCGGTCGTGCGCCGCAAGCGCACCCATGGCTTCCTGGTTCGTATGCGCACCAAGGGTGGCCGTGCAGTTATTGCTGCTCGCCGCGCCAAGGGCCGCACACGTCTGGCTGTTTAA